From the genome of Limisalsivibrio acetivorans, one region includes:
- a CDS encoding SPL family radical SAM protein, whose amino-acid sequence MIYVEKTALGTELTERLEREGRQMQVVEPGFIPEDDKKNILITSSANNFVHKCPATSIYRCCGYFVTDAVEGCPFDCSYCILQAYLNHSWIKVYSDLSRMESEIRTLAAEGRRRLGTGELADSLALDGVLGLSEFFVPIVNSLDNIQFELKTKSVQVSRLYNLNPRNVVLSWSLNPSYIAEREEHGAAPVSERIKTAAQMAECGYRLAFHFDPLIMYPGWEEGYRSLIEELTDSIDPAVVEYISISTFRFMPDLAGIVREKHPESLLMRGDFVNGLDGKMRYFKPLRTKMIKMVTEALQSRWKDVFIYYCMEHSTVWEQNFGFDPGERDELEGLFPFYGR is encoded by the coding sequence ATGATATATGTTGAGAAAACCGCCCTCGGAACTGAGCTGACAGAGAGGCTCGAAAGGGAAGGGCGGCAGATGCAGGTGGTTGAACCTGGGTTTATACCCGAGGATGATAAGAAGAATATCCTGATCACCTCCTCCGCCAACAATTTTGTACATAAATGCCCCGCAACAAGTATATACAGGTGCTGTGGATACTTCGTAACCGATGCTGTGGAGGGTTGCCCCTTCGACTGCTCCTACTGCATACTGCAGGCTTATCTTAACCACTCATGGATCAAAGTATATTCGGATCTGAGCCGTATGGAGAGTGAGATCCGCACCCTTGCCGCAGAGGGGAGGAGGAGGCTTGGTACGGGGGAGCTGGCGGACAGCCTCGCCCTTGACGGGGTTCTGGGGTTGAGCGAGTTCTTTGTGCCCATCGTTAATTCTCTTGATAACATACAGTTTGAGCTTAAAACCAAGTCGGTACAGGTATCAAGGCTGTACAACCTGAATCCCCGAAACGTTGTCCTCAGCTGGAGCCTTAATCCGTCATATATCGCTGAGCGTGAGGAGCATGGCGCCGCCCCCGTTTCTGAGCGGATAAAGACTGCTGCACAGATGGCGGAATGCGGTTACAGGCTGGCATTCCACTTCGATCCGCTTATCATGTATCCCGGCTGGGAGGAGGGTTACCGAAGCCTCATAGAGGAGCTTACGGATAGCATCGACCCTGCTGTGGTGGAGTATATCAGCATATCCACCTTCCGCTTCATGCCGGATCTTGCAGGGATTGTGCGTGAAAAGCACCCTGAAAGCCTCCTAATGCGAGGGGATTTCGTGAACGGTTTGGATGGAAAGATGCGCTATTTCAAGCCCCTGCGCACAAAGATGATCAAAATGGTAACTGAAGCCTTGCAGAGTAGATGGAAGGATGTTTTTATATACTACTGTATGGAGCATTCCACAGTATGGGAGCAGAATTTCGGCTTTGATCCCGGCGAAAGGGACGAGTTGGAGGGGCTGTTCCCCTTTTACGGAAGGTGA